A region of Hydrogenimonas cancrithermarum DNA encodes the following proteins:
- a CDS encoding YchJ family protein, translated as MQIECPCGSGLGYEECCGKFVEGKAHAPTAEALMRSRYAAYALKRADYIVQTALHADNRDSIASWMEKAEFFRLEIVQTKRGGVLDKKGIVEFRAWFKEEDEEYILHEISAFVKRKGRWYYDEEGSETVTL; from the coding sequence ATGCAGATTGAATGTCCCTGCGGTTCGGGCCTGGGTTATGAGGAGTGCTGTGGAAAGTTTGTCGAAGGGAAGGCCCATGCCCCGACGGCCGAAGCGCTGATGCGGTCGAGATACGCCGCCTACGCTTTGAAAAGAGCCGACTACATCGTGCAGACCGCACTGCATGCGGATAACCGCGACTCGATCGCGTCATGGATGGAAAAAGCGGAATTTTTCAGGCTCGAAATCGTGCAAACGAAGCGGGGTGGGGTGCTCGACAAAAAAGGCATTGTGGAGTTCAGAGCGTGGTTCAAAGAGGAGGATGAAGAATATATCCTCCATGAGATTTCGGCCTTTGTCAAGCGAAAAGGCCGATGGTATTACGACGAGGAGGGTTCCGAAACGGTTACGCTTTAG
- a CDS encoding globin domain-containing protein, translating into MMNLVITPYDPNDIPNEEEIPLPDPRFYEAVGGEEGFRKLIDDFYDRIVESDIAFFFPQEEEEIEKIKTHNGKYFAEISGGPKRYSEALGHVDQIKMHKPFSINEKHRDEWLGTWREVLEEHAKAIDPALVESYFRFLDQYSKLLVNRPRNARAFEDLAKA; encoded by the coding sequence ATGATGAATCTCGTCATTACCCCTTACGATCCAAACGACATCCCGAACGAGGAGGAGATCCCCCTTCCAGATCCGCGTTTTTATGAAGCGGTCGGCGGCGAAGAGGGGTTCAGAAAACTCATCGATGATTTTTACGACCGTATTGTCGAGAGCGACATCGCCTTCTTTTTCCCACAAGAAGAAGAGGAGATCGAAAAGATCAAAACCCACAACGGAAAATATTTTGCCGAAATCTCCGGCGGGCCGAAACGCTACAGTGAAGCGTTGGGCCATGTCGACCAGATCAAGATGCACAAACCCTTCAGTATCAACGAAAAGCACCGCGACGAATGGCTCGGCACCTGGCGCGAAGTACTCGAAGAGCATGCCAAAGCAATCGATCCGGCACTGGTCGAATCCTATTTTCGCTTTTTGGATCAATACTCCAAACTTCTGGTCAACCGTCCCAGAAATGCGCGTGCATTCGAAGATTTGGCTAAAGCGTAA
- a CDS encoding exodeoxyribonuclease X C-terminal domain-containing protein: MMKFVILDTETTGAEERDRICQLAYIVALPQLVGTMIEEVHEDLCKPPLPISYGAMAVHHITNEMVEKKPPCIETESYRRLEALNNPENILVIQNASFDLAMLQKEGFSSKMRLIDTLRCLRHLHPDLEAHGLQYVRYAFGLYRSETKEAKSIGLKIQAHDALGDVLVLKLLLDYLLIDHSPEKLIELTAKPIIYKTFRFGKYKGEEIVEVARKDPGYLEWMLMDKEGEEGLDEDWRQTLEKALEAAEEEAVWLFPFGKYKGQSVEEIAQHDIGYLRWSLENMDKLSEGMKKAIRRVVG, from the coding sequence ATGATGAAATTTGTAATACTCGATACCGAAACGACCGGCGCCGAAGAGAGGGACCGGATCTGTCAGCTTGCCTATATCGTGGCCCTACCGCAATTGGTGGGTACAATGATCGAAGAGGTACACGAAGATTTGTGCAAGCCTCCGCTTCCGATCTCCTACGGTGCGATGGCCGTGCACCACATCACGAACGAGATGGTAGAGAAAAAGCCGCCATGCATCGAGACGGAAAGCTACAGACGGCTCGAAGCGCTCAATAACCCGGAAAATATTCTGGTGATTCAGAATGCATCTTTCGATCTTGCGATGCTGCAAAAAGAGGGGTTTTCATCGAAGATGAGGCTGATCGACACGCTGCGCTGCCTGCGGCATCTGCATCCCGATCTCGAGGCGCACGGCCTGCAGTATGTACGTTACGCCTTCGGTCTTTACAGAAGCGAAACGAAAGAGGCGAAGTCGATCGGCCTGAAGATCCAGGCCCACGATGCGCTTGGCGATGTGCTGGTGCTGAAGCTGCTGCTCGATTACCTTCTGATTGACCATTCGCCCGAAAAGCTGATCGAACTGACGGCAAAGCCGATCATCTACAAAACGTTCAGATTCGGCAAATACAAAGGCGAGGAGATTGTCGAGGTGGCCAGGAAAGATCCGGGCTATCTGGAGTGGATGCTGATGGATAAAGAGGGCGAAGAGGGGCTCGACGAAGATTGGCGGCAGACACTTGAAAAGGCGCTGGAGGCGGCGGAGGAAGAGGCGGTGTGGCTCTTCCCGTTCGGCAAATATAAAGGGCAGAGCGTCGAGGAGATCGCTCAGCACGACATCGGATATCTCAGATGGAGTCTCGAGAATATGGATAAATTGTCGGAAGGGATGAAAAAGGCTATTCGGCGCGTCGTCGGATAG
- a CDS encoding c-type cytochrome has translation MKKVTLALMLAGAASLVMADGAALFKKCAGCHGAKGEKKALGKSAVIGGMDVATLEADIKGYKAGTLNKHGMGMLMKGQVASMSDADIKAVAEYIHGLK, from the coding sequence ATGAAAAAAGTAACACTCGCATTGATGCTCGCCGGAGCGGCAAGCCTGGTCATGGCTGATGGAGCGGCTCTGTTCAAAAAATGTGCCGGATGCCACGGTGCCAAAGGTGAAAAGAAAGCGCTCGGGAAATCTGCCGTTATCGGTGGAATGGACGTTGCGACGCTCGAAGCAGATATCAAAGGCTACAAAGCGGGCACGCTCAACAAGCACGGGATGGGTATGCTGATGAAAGGTCAGGTCGCATCTATGAGCGATGCTGACATCAAAGCGGTCGCAGAGTACATCCACGGCCTGAAGTAA
- a CDS encoding cytochrome C: MKKLLTMVAAGFVAMSLMATSASADAAKGQKIYSKKVKNLCGFNGAKFAAKHSQDEWEELYEEGKFAEEMGKLCPKGAKIFTSGKFKKYLKDLYDFAYEYANDSGNVPAC, encoded by the coding sequence ATGAAAAAGCTACTTACAATGGTCGCAGCGGGATTCGTTGCTATGAGTCTGATGGCGACATCGGCATCTGCAGACGCTGCCAAAGGACAGAAGATCTACAGCAAAAAGGTGAAAAACCTGTGCGGATTCAACGGTGCAAAATTCGCTGCGAAACACTCTCAGGACGAGTGGGAAGAGCTCTATGAAGAGGGAAAATTCGCCGAAGAGATGGGAAAACTCTGCCCGAAAGGTGCAAAAATTTTCACGAGCGGCAAATTCAAAAAATACTTGAAAGATCTTTACGATTTCGCATATGAGTATGCAAACGACAGCGGCAATGTACCGGCCTGCTAA
- a CDS encoding sensor histidine kinase has product MSASNATATSISHSERRTLLRFLGLYAFLALLILILGSTIYYTLQKDLMLQTKRLELEEHSKELIDGLKLLHIYFDRYRTYPRNPLYRSAIYDADKVRIFSTLKHPESVQLDKVIYTTGHVIHYIHVLDSYYLGAKYVVVEIDDDGEWFLQTWKNLLLYGGAMLTLFLLAGLALVRLFLAPMRNAIRLLDHFIKDTTHELNTPVNAILSNIEMIDTQNLEPKLRKKIKRIEIAARTISNIYQDLTYLVLNHKIASQNREVDLSRLVQERADYFKILAESKKIEIETDIQPGVKLWIDEGKMARLIDNLLSNAIKYNRRGGEIFVRLRPGELLVQDTGSGMDEKQIKEVFKRYKRFDTSAGGFGIGLNIVAMIAKEYGLHIDIHSKKGKGSEVFIQWNG; this is encoded by the coding sequence TTGTCAGCATCAAACGCTACGGCTACAAGTATCTCCCATAGCGAACGGCGCACACTGCTGCGCTTTTTGGGGCTCTACGCCTTTTTGGCACTGCTCATTCTGATTCTTGGCAGCACGATCTACTACACACTCCAAAAAGACCTGATGCTGCAGACCAAACGCCTCGAACTGGAGGAGCACTCCAAAGAGCTGATCGATGGGCTGAAACTGCTTCACATCTATTTCGACCGCTACCGCACCTATCCAAGAAATCCTCTCTACCGCTCCGCAATCTACGATGCCGACAAAGTACGGATCTTTTCGACACTCAAGCATCCCGAAAGCGTGCAACTCGATAAAGTGATCTACACCACCGGCCATGTCATCCACTACATTCATGTCCTCGACTCCTACTATCTCGGAGCCAAATATGTCGTCGTCGAAATCGACGACGACGGCGAATGGTTCCTCCAAACATGGAAGAACCTCCTCCTTTACGGAGGTGCAATGCTGACACTCTTTTTGCTTGCGGGTCTCGCGTTGGTACGTCTCTTTCTCGCCCCCATGCGCAATGCCATCCGACTGCTCGATCATTTTATCAAAGACACGACACATGAACTCAACACCCCCGTCAACGCCATTTTGAGCAATATAGAGATGATCGACACACAAAACCTCGAGCCGAAGCTGAGAAAAAAGATCAAACGTATCGAAATCGCCGCACGAACCATCAGCAACATCTACCAGGACCTTACCTATCTCGTTCTCAATCACAAAATCGCCTCGCAGAACCGTGAGGTCGATCTGAGCCGGCTGGTACAGGAGCGGGCCGATTACTTCAAAATTCTGGCCGAATCGAAAAAAATAGAGATCGAAACCGATATCCAGCCCGGCGTCAAACTCTGGATCGATGAGGGAAAAATGGCCCGGCTCATCGACAATCTGCTCTCCAATGCCATCAAATACAATCGCAGAGGCGGTGAGATCTTTGTGCGGCTCAGGCCTGGCGAACTGCTGGTGCAGGATACCGGCAGCGGAATGGACGAAAAACAGATCAAAGAGGTCTTCAAGCGCTACAAACGGTTCGATACAAGTGCCGGCGGCTTCGGTATCGGCCTCAATATCGTCGCGATGATCGCGAAAGAGTATGGATTGCACATCGACATCCATTCGAAAAAAGGAAAAGGCTCGGAGGTATTCATACAATGGAACGGTTAA
- a CDS encoding response regulator transcription factor, with protein MGQKSKIFLLEDDTNLSETITDFLEDEGFEVETAYDGEEAEERLYEKRYDLLLLDVNVPGTSGFELLKEARERGIDTPAIFITSLNAIENLEEGYESGADDYIRKPFALKELLLRVTTLLKRNFSHKESPRIEIAPNIEYDSIGNTLYIDNEPTALQPKELTLLKLFLSHPNEVLPHETIYEYLWSYEETPSESALRTYIKKLRKAIGKDKIVSIKRYGYKYLP; from the coding sequence ATGGGTCAAAAAAGTAAAATATTTCTTCTGGAGGACGACACGAACCTCTCCGAAACGATCACCGATTTTCTGGAAGATGAAGGATTCGAGGTCGAAACGGCCTACGACGGCGAGGAGGCGGAGGAGAGGCTTTACGAAAAGCGCTACGACCTGCTGCTGCTGGATGTCAACGTCCCGGGAACAAGCGGCTTCGAACTGCTCAAAGAGGCCAGGGAGCGGGGTATCGACACCCCTGCCATCTTCATCACATCGCTCAACGCCATTGAAAACCTCGAAGAGGGGTACGAAAGCGGTGCCGACGACTACATCCGCAAACCCTTTGCGCTCAAAGAGCTGCTGCTTCGCGTCACGACGCTTCTGAAGCGCAACTTTTCACACAAGGAGAGTCCACGCATCGAGATCGCGCCGAACATAGAGTACGACTCTATCGGCAACACACTCTACATCGACAACGAACCGACCGCCCTTCAGCCCAAGGAACTTACACTGCTCAAACTCTTTTTGAGCCATCCGAACGAAGTTCTCCCCCACGAAACCATCTACGAGTATCTGTGGAGCTACGAGGAGACGCCAAGCGAATCGGCGCTGCGTACTTACATCAAAAAATTGCGAAAAGCGATAGGAAAAGATAAAATTGTCAGCATCAAACGCTACGGCTACAAGTATCTCCCATAG
- the trxC gene encoding thioredoxin TrxC, with translation MSTIHIVCPHCHKVNRIPLKDHYTKANCGHCKQSLLDTHPVELTPETFPTHIQKSDIPVVVDFWAPWCGPCRMMAPAYEEAAAQFPLKAQFAKVNTEQYQQLAAPFGIRGIPTIIVFKHGQEVDRVSGALPAQQIAQLVARHIG, from the coding sequence ATGTCCACTATACACATAGTCTGTCCACATTGTCACAAAGTCAACCGCATTCCGCTGAAAGATCACTACACCAAAGCCAACTGCGGCCACTGCAAACAGTCCCTACTCGATACCCACCCGGTGGAACTGACGCCCGAAACGTTCCCAACCCATATACAAAAGAGCGACATTCCGGTCGTCGTCGACTTCTGGGCGCCGTGGTGTGGGCCGTGCCGTATGATGGCACCGGCTTACGAAGAGGCGGCGGCACAGTTTCCGCTCAAGGCGCAGTTCGCGAAGGTCAACACCGAACAGTACCAGCAGCTCGCCGCCCCCTTCGGCATCCGTGGCATTCCGACAATCATCGTCTTCAAACACGGGCAGGAAGTCGACCGTGTCAGCGGTGCGCTGCCGGCTCAGCAGATCGCACAGCTCGTTGCACGCCACATTGGATAA
- a CDS encoding succinyldiaminopimelate transaminase, with protein MQFETYPFEKLNVLLENIVPDARYDPIALTIGEPQFDTPAFITEALCQNAPLLKKYPKTSGEPDLREAMRGFVKRRFHIELDDSQIIPTFGTRELLFNFPQFLLSDIDEPMMAYTNPFYQIYEGAAIASGAKVLHLHLTKENDFLPRIDETELAGCDLVILNFPNNPTASVMDLQTMAEWVKLALEYDFVLLNDECYSEIYTHVPPPSLLQASIEADNPAFKNVLVINSVSKRSSAPGLRSGFIAGDDRILREYMRYRTYVGCASPLPLQMAAAAAWSDNEHVIAFREKYKENFEIAREVLGIKIPEATFYIWLEVGDELEFTKRLYERYNVKVLPGSFLGREGIGQGFVRIALVENAERTLEAVKRVKACLEAC; from the coding sequence TTGCAATTTGAAACCTATCCGTTTGAAAAACTGAACGTATTGCTCGAAAACATCGTACCGGATGCCCGGTACGATCCGATCGCATTGACGATCGGAGAGCCGCAGTTCGATACTCCGGCGTTCATCACCGAAGCGCTTTGCCAAAACGCGCCGCTTTTGAAAAAGTACCCCAAAACTTCCGGGGAACCGGACCTTCGGGAGGCGATGCGCGGATTTGTCAAACGCCGTTTTCATATCGAGCTGGACGACTCGCAGATCATCCCGACGTTCGGGACGCGCGAGTTGCTTTTCAACTTCCCGCAGTTCCTTCTCTCCGATATCGACGAACCGATGATGGCCTACACCAATCCCTTCTACCAGATTTACGAAGGGGCGGCGATCGCCTCGGGTGCGAAGGTGTTACACCTGCACCTGACGAAAGAGAACGACTTTCTGCCGCGCATCGATGAAACGGAGCTTGCCGGCTGCGATCTGGTCATTCTGAATTTTCCGAACAACCCGACCGCTTCGGTCATGGATCTTCAGACGATGGCCGAGTGGGTGAAACTGGCACTCGAATATGATTTCGTTCTGCTCAACGACGAGTGTTACAGCGAAATCTATACCCATGTCCCGCCGCCGTCGCTGCTGCAGGCGTCGATCGAGGCGGACAACCCGGCCTTCAAAAACGTGTTGGTCATCAACTCCGTCTCCAAGCGCTCCAGTGCACCGGGGCTGCGCAGCGGCTTCATCGCCGGGGACGATCGGATTTTACGCGAATATATGCGTTACCGTACCTACGTCGGCTGCGCTTCGCCACTGCCGCTGCAGATGGCTGCCGCCGCTGCGTGGAGCGATAACGAGCATGTCATCGCGTTTCGTGAAAAGTACAAAGAAAATTTCGAGATCGCCCGTGAAGTGCTGGGGATAAAAATACCGGAAGCGACGTTTTACATCTGGCTCGAAGTGGGTGACGAATTGGAGTTTACGAAGCGTCTCTACGAGCGCTACAACGTCAAAGTTCTTCCCGGAAGCTTCCTCGGGCGCGAAGGGATCGGCCAGGGGTTCGTACGCATCGCGTTGGTCGAAAACGCCGAACGAACGCTGGAAGCGGTCAAGCGGGTGAAAGCGTGCCTGGAAGCGTGCTGA
- the murC gene encoding UDP-N-acetylmuramate--L-alanine ligase gives MKIHFIGIGGIGISALAKFMAGEGHTISGSDIRQSEITDELALKFGAKITIPHHGDAVDGADMVIHSAAVRKNNPEYLRAKALGIPLYARKEALKFILKDKKVYAVGGAHGKSTTSAMLAELLPQSNAIIGAISKAFHSNVRTASNDEVVFEADESDASFLNCNPYMALLTNVEPEHMEYYEYDLDRFYGAYEKFLSLAKVRVINAEDPFLSGLSMESVKLYPSRDIRDIEYVLIGDEPHTRFRLKDLGLFDVFGIGEHIALDAALAILAALHEGQSPQAIRENLRNYKGIKKRFDIIENRDECVVIDDYGHHPTEIKATMDALRHYAAMRGFKKIRAIWQPHKYSRTMDNLQGFVDCFSGADELVILPIWAAGEVEVPIDLKGAFSGYELTMAEGVTKEGGAVKIVDAHGQTIRRFDRDLIVAFGAGDITYQIRGLK, from the coding sequence GTGAAGATTCATTTCATCGGTATTGGCGGTATCGGGATTTCGGCACTGGCGAAGTTCATGGCGGGCGAGGGGCACACCATCAGCGGATCGGATATCCGCCAGAGCGAGATTACCGACGAGTTGGCACTCAAGTTTGGCGCCAAGATTACGATACCCCACCATGGCGATGCGGTGGATGGGGCGGATATGGTGATCCACTCCGCGGCGGTACGAAAGAACAATCCCGAGTATCTTCGCGCAAAAGCGCTGGGAATTCCTCTTTATGCACGCAAAGAGGCGCTGAAGTTCATTCTGAAAGATAAAAAAGTCTATGCCGTCGGCGGGGCGCACGGAAAGAGCACGACGTCGGCGATGCTGGCCGAGCTTTTGCCTCAGAGCAACGCCATCATCGGCGCCATCTCCAAAGCTTTCCACTCCAATGTCCGTACCGCTTCCAACGACGAAGTGGTTTTCGAAGCGGACGAGAGCGATGCCAGTTTTCTCAACTGCAACCCTTACATGGCGCTCCTCACCAATGTCGAACCGGAGCATATGGAGTACTACGAGTACGATCTCGATCGTTTCTACGGTGCGTATGAGAAGTTTCTTTCGCTGGCCAAAGTGCGTGTCATCAATGCCGAGGACCCTTTTTTGTCCGGGCTTTCGATGGAGAGCGTCAAACTCTATCCGAGCCGTGACATTCGCGATATCGAATATGTTCTGATTGGAGATGAACCGCATACCCGTTTCAGATTGAAAGATCTGGGGCTTTTCGACGTATTCGGAATCGGAGAGCATATCGCGCTCGATGCGGCATTGGCGATACTGGCTGCACTCCATGAGGGGCAGAGCCCCCAGGCGATTCGTGAAAATCTTCGTAACTACAAAGGGATCAAAAAACGCTTCGATATCATCGAAAATCGCGATGAGTGCGTCGTGATCGACGATTACGGCCACCACCCGACCGAGATCAAAGCGACGATGGATGCGCTTCGACACTACGCTGCCATGCGGGGATTCAAAAAGATCCGTGCTATCTGGCAGCCGCACAAATACAGCCGCACGATGGACAATCTTCAGGGCTTTGTCGACTGCTTTTCGGGGGCCGACGAATTGGTGATTTTGCCTATCTGGGCGGCAGGCGAAGTGGAGGTTCCGATCGACTTGAAGGGCGCTTTTTCAGGCTATGAACTGACGATGGCGGAAGGTGTGACGAAAGAGGGGGGCGCTGTGAAAATCGTCGATGCACACGGACAGACGATCAGGCGGTTCGACCGCGATCTGATCGTCGCTTTCGGAGCCGGCGACATCACCTACCAGATCCGGGGGTTGAAGTGA
- a CDS encoding endonuclease MutS2 produces the protein MDEGLKIVKQLDLTGYIEKFEGLLARPKPLFIEGDRALHFRFIRALEDVEFKAPPKVKNLDELWMRLGKQGVLGLDEIFEAVKVVRYFRYLKNIRIENELGAWLGEIDVPEAIVEIDRMFDEKGQLADSVDERLASLKASMKQNREAIRQTLSRMLNSSKLGPYLVDRQIHYVNDEEALLVRGGFNHVMKGTVIGRTTAGFFYVLPEAISKLKEKESGIVSRLEEVYYEIARKTSQTMAGWLKFWRFIDKAFDRFDHYQARMQMARLGDLSFVLPGNGDAIKLADFAHPALAHPKPVTIDFSKDVLMITGVNAGGKTMLLKSILASAWLAKYLLPMKCDAKKSKIGSFKTIEAIIEDPQNVKNDISTFAGRMRQFSRLFSQQGVLVGVDEIELGTDSDEAASLFKVMIEELVKRKVKIVITTHHKRLAAMMAGDDRVELVAAVYDEKNQRPTYTFLQGIIGKSYAFETAERYGVPKNIVAKARIEYGEDKERLNELIERSSTLEKELREKREQLEREIEALEREKARYKELNDTLESELYAKKRELEAIYREATKQAREALKQKDEKAIHRQLNRAHKTVQKAKIEAPKRIETFAVGDQVKYRKNRGTIIALKAKEATIEIDGMKLRVPLSELKRSGNPPKAPKKKQATVSLERSQASAGVKLDLHGLRAEEAIERLDKFLSDALLAGFDEVLVYHGIGTGRLAHAVRSFLKEHPSVKGFHDAPQHMGGFGATVIEL, from the coding sequence ATGGATGAGGGGTTGAAGATCGTCAAACAACTCGATCTGACAGGCTATATCGAGAAGTTCGAGGGATTGCTCGCCCGGCCGAAACCGCTTTTTATCGAGGGGGACAGAGCACTGCACTTCAGGTTTATCCGTGCGCTCGAGGATGTGGAGTTCAAAGCGCCGCCGAAGGTAAAAAATCTGGACGAGCTCTGGATGCGCCTTGGCAAACAGGGGGTTTTGGGCCTGGATGAAATTTTCGAAGCCGTCAAGGTCGTCCGATATTTCCGCTATCTCAAAAATATTCGCATCGAAAACGAGCTCGGTGCATGGCTTGGAGAGATCGATGTTCCCGAAGCGATCGTAGAGATCGACCGGATGTTTGACGAAAAAGGGCAGCTCGCCGACAGTGTCGACGAACGGCTCGCGTCGCTCAAAGCGTCGATGAAGCAGAACCGCGAAGCGATCCGGCAAACCCTCTCGAGAATGCTGAACAGCTCCAAGCTCGGGCCGTATCTGGTCGATCGGCAGATTCACTATGTCAACGATGAAGAGGCACTTCTGGTGCGCGGCGGCTTCAACCATGTGATGAAAGGGACCGTCATCGGCCGTACGACAGCCGGCTTTTTCTATGTCCTGCCCGAAGCGATAAGCAAGCTCAAAGAGAAGGAGTCGGGGATTGTCAGCCGTCTGGAGGAAGTCTATTACGAAATCGCAAGAAAAACGAGCCAGACGATGGCTGGATGGTTGAAGTTCTGGCGCTTCATCGACAAGGCGTTCGATCGGTTCGACCACTATCAGGCACGGATGCAGATGGCGCGGCTGGGCGATCTGTCGTTCGTGCTTCCGGGCAACGGCGATGCGATAAAGCTGGCTGACTTCGCTCACCCCGCGTTGGCCCATCCCAAGCCGGTGACGATCGATTTTTCAAAAGATGTGCTGATGATCACAGGGGTCAACGCCGGCGGCAAGACGATGCTGCTTAAATCGATTCTGGCATCAGCATGGCTGGCCAAATACCTTCTGCCGATGAAGTGTGATGCCAAAAAGAGCAAAATCGGCAGTTTCAAGACGATCGAGGCGATCATCGAAGATCCGCAGAATGTCAAAAACGACATCTCCACGTTTGCCGGGCGGATGCGTCAGTTCTCACGCCTCTTTTCGCAGCAGGGTGTGCTGGTCGGGGTTGACGAGATCGAACTGGGTACCGACAGCGACGAGGCGGCGAGCCTTTTTAAAGTGATGATCGAGGAGCTTGTCAAACGGAAGGTCAAGATCGTCATCACGACCCACCACAAGCGGCTTGCGGCGATGATGGCGGGAGATGACCGGGTGGAGCTCGTGGCGGCGGTTTATGATGAAAAGAATCAGAGGCCGACCTACACTTTCTTGCAGGGGATCATCGGCAAGAGTTACGCTTTCGAAACGGCCGAACGCTACGGCGTGCCAAAAAATATCGTCGCCAAAGCGCGCATCGAGTACGGGGAGGACAAGGAGAGGCTCAACGAGTTGATCGAGCGCTCCAGCACGCTCGAAAAAGAGCTTCGCGAAAAACGCGAGCAGCTCGAGCGCGAAATCGAGGCACTTGAACGCGAGAAAGCACGCTACAAAGAACTCAACGATACGCTGGAGAGCGAACTGTACGCAAAAAAACGCGAGCTCGAAGCGATCTACCGCGAAGCGACGAAACAGGCGCGTGAAGCGCTGAAGCAAAAAGATGAAAAGGCGATCCACCGCCAATTGAACCGGGCACACAAAACGGTGCAGAAAGCGAAAATCGAAGCCCCAAAGCGGATCGAGACCTTCGCTGTAGGTGACCAAGTGAAATATCGAAAGAATCGCGGCACAATCATCGCGCTCAAAGCCAAGGAGGCGACGATCGAGATCGACGGGATGAAACTGCGGGTGCCGCTAAGCGAGCTGAAACGCTCCGGAAACCCGCCAAAAGCCCCGAAAAAGAAGCAGGCAACGGTCTCCCTGGAGCGTTCACAGGCAAGTGCGGGGGTCAAGCTCGATCTACATGGACTGCGGGCCGAAGAGGCGATCGAGCGGCTCGACAAGTTTCTTTCCGATGCGCTGTTGGCGGGGTTTGACGAGGTGCTGGTCTACCATGGGATCGGAACCGGACGGCTGGCGCATGCCGTGAGGAGTTTTCTCAAAGAGCATCCGAGTGTGAAGGGCTTTCACGACGCCCCTCAGCATATGGGAGGTTTCGGAGCGACGGTTATCGAGTTGTAA